One Microcaecilia unicolor chromosome 4, aMicUni1.1, whole genome shotgun sequence genomic region harbors:
- the SLITRK5 gene encoding LOW QUALITY PROTEIN: SLIT and NTRK-like protein 5 (The sequence of the model RefSeq protein was modified relative to this genomic sequence to represent the inferred CDS: inserted 1 base in 1 codon), which translates to MCVSCSTVILDQDVNRKMQIWMLQTFAFVLSTLVLSSADTVEYYGEICENGCLCEEKDSILTVNCDNRGIISLSEISPPRFSLYHLLLSGNLLNRLYPNDFVNYTGAAILHLGTNDIQDIETGAFNGLLGLKRLHLNNNKLELLKDDTFYGLESLEYLQVDYNYISAIEPNAFSKLHVLQVLILNDNLLSSLPNNLFRFVPLTHLDLRGNRLKLLPYQGLLQHMDKVVELQLVENPWNCSCDLIALKDWLDSISYAALVGDVVCETPFRLHGRDLDEVSKQELCPRKLISDYEMRPQIPLSTTGYFHTTPASVNSAATSSSAVYKPPLKPPRGTRQPNKSRVRPTLRLPAKDLGYSNFGPSIAYQTKSPVPLECPTACTCNLQISDLGLNVNCQERKIESISELQPKPYNPXKMYLTENYISAVRRSDFIDSTGLDLLHLGNNRISVIQDQAFGDLTNLRRLYLNGNLIEKLTPELFYGLQSLQYLFLQYNAIKEIESGTFNSVPSLQLLFLNNNLLRSLPSNIFSGLNLSRLSLRSNHFSYLPVNGILDQLKSLVQIDLHENPWDCTCDMVGMKLWLEQFTTGVLVEDVVCESPKRFAESDIRSIKSEQLCPDYSDIIISTPTPFAAPIPERTTTLTSSIKFNTGSSSVPLSVLILSLLLVFIISVFVAAGLFVLVMKRRKKNQNDRASTNNSDISSFNMQYSVYSNRPLPKVKTPAGHVYEYIPHPLGHMCRNPIYRSREGNSVEDYKDLHELKVTYSNHLEEDRGNHIRSPAYSVSTIEPGEELSPAQDADRFYRGILEPDKPLAAGSNLEYKFNSPAPFTYTPNYDIKRQFLHPERVRETVLYSTSNTVYVEPNRNEYLELKAKLNLEPDYLEVLEKQTTFSQF; encoded by the exons ATGTGTGTTTCCTGTTCCACTGTAATTTTGGACCAGGACGTAAACAGGAAAATGCAGATCTGGATGCTGCAGACGTTTGCATTTGTTTTATCAACCCTAGTCCTGTCTTCGGCAGACACCGTCGAATATTATGGTGAAATCTGTGAAAATGGTTGTCTTTGCGAAGAGAAAGATAGTATTTTGACAGTGAACTGTGACAACAGGGGGATCATTAGCCTTTCGGAAATCAGCCCGCCACGTTTTTCACTCTATCATCTCTTGCTGTCTGGAAATCTTCTGAACAGGCTGTATCCAAACGACTTTGTAAATTACACCGGAGCTGCAATTCTGCATCTTGGGACTAACGACATCCAGGACATTGAAACTGGAGCTTTCAATGGACTGCTGGGTTTAAAGAGACTACATCTGAATAATAACAAGTTGGAACTTTTGAAAGACGACACTTTCTATGGCTTGGAGAGCTTGGAATACCTCCAAGTCGATTATAATTATATTAGCGCCATTGAGCCCAACGCTTTCAGCAAGCTGCATGTGCTGCAGGTGCTAATTTTGAATGATAATTTGCTGTCCAGTTTGCCCAATAACCTTTTCCGCTTTGTGCCCTTAACGCACCTAGACCTGAGGGGGAACAGACTGAAGCTTCTGCCTTATCAGGGGCTCTTGCAGCATATGGATAAAGTGGTAGAGCTGCAACTGGTGGAGAACCCCTGGAACTGCTCTTGTGACTTAATCGCTCTGAAAGATTGGTTGGACAGTATCTCCTATGCTGCTCTGGTGGGGGATGTGGTTTGTGAAACGCCCTTCCGTTTGCACGGTAGGGATTTAGATGAAGTGTCCAAGCAAGAGCTTTGCCCAAGAAAACTGATTTCGGATTACGAAATGCGACCACAGATTCCTTTGAGTACTACTGGGTATTTCCATACCACTCCAGCCTCGGTCAACTCAGCAGCTACATCTTCATCTGCTGTTTACAAACCTCCTTTGAAACCCCCAAGGGGCACTCGCCAACCCAACAAATCGCGAGTGCGCCCAACTCTCCGCCTGCCAGCCAAAGATCTCGGGTACAGTAACTTTGGACCAAGCATCGCCTATCAAACCAAATCCCCAGTGCCTTTGGAGTGCCCCACTGCCTGCACTTGCAACTTGCAGATCTCTGACCTGGGACTTAATGTGAACTGTCAGGAGAGAAAAATCGAGAGCATTTCGGAACTGCAGCCTAAACCCTACAACC AGAAAATGTACCTAACAGAAAACTACATCAGTGCAGTCCGCAGGTCTGATTTCATTGATTCCACAGGATTAGATTTACTACACCTTGGGAACAACAGGATATCAGTCATTCAGGACCAAGCCTTTGGGGATTTAACTAATTTGCGCAGACTTTACTTAAATGGTAATCTAATTGAAAAGCTGACACCTGAATTGTTTTACGGGCTTCAGAGCCTTCAATACTTGTTTCTACAATACAATGCCATTAAAGAAATCGAATCTGGAACATTTAATTCTGTACCTAGCCTGCAACTTCTGTTTCTAAACAATAACCTGCTGAGATCATTACCTAGTAATATTTTTTCAGGCTTAAATCTTTCCAGACTGAGTCTTAGGAGCAACCATTTTTCATACTTACCAGTAAACGGAATTCTAGACCAGCTGAAATCTCTGGTGCAAATAGACCTACATGAAAATCCCTGGGATTGTACGTGCGATATGGTAGGTATGAAATTGTGGTTAGAGCAGTTTACCACAGGTGTCCTAGTGGAAGATGTAGTCTGCGAATCTCCAAAGAGATTTGCTGAAAGCGATATTAGATCTATCAAATCTGAGCAGTTGTGCCCAGATTATTCCGACATCATTATTTCTACACCTACACCTTTTGCTGCCCCTATCCCAGAGAGGACTACAACGTTAACATCCTCAATAAAATTTAATACTGGCTCCAGCTCAGTGCCCTTGTCTGTGTTAATACTAAGCCTGCTTTTGGTGTTCATCATATCGGTCTTTGTGGCTGCTGGCCTCTTTGTTCTAGTTATGAAAAGGCGAAAAAAGAATCAGAATGATCGCGCAAGCACCAATAATTCCGACATTAGTTCATTCAATATGCAGTACAGCGTGTATAGCAACAGACCGTTACCTAAAGTCAAAACACCAGCTGGTCATGTGTATGAATACATCCCTCATCCTCTAGGCCACATGTGCAGAAACCCGATTTATAGATCCAGGGAAGGCAATTCTGTGGAGGATTACAAAGACCTTCATGAGCTGAAAGTCACCTATAGTAATCATTTAGAGGAAGATAGGGGGAATCATATAAGGAGCCCAGCCTACAGTGTCAGCACAATAGAGCCCGGGGAAGAGCTGTCTCCTGCTCAAGATGCTGACCGGTTCTACAGGGGGATTTTAGAACCAGATAAACCCTTGGCTGCTGGAAGTAATCTCGAGTATAAATTTAACAGCCCAGCTCCCTTTACTTATACTCCAAACTATGACATTAAACGCCAGTTCTTGCATCCGGAGAGAGTACGAGAGACGGTGCTGTATagcacctcaaatactgtctACGTTGAACCCAATAGAAACGAGTACCTGGAATTAAAAGCAAAACTAAATCTTGAGCCGGACTACCTCGAAGTTCTGGAAAAACAGACGACATTTAGCCAGTTCTAA